In Erigeron canadensis isolate Cc75 chromosome 1, C_canadensis_v1, whole genome shotgun sequence, a single window of DNA contains:
- the LOC122594931 gene encoding uncharacterized protein LOC122594931 has product MQDNLNRLIHDQVFAKQITEIPEREWRETGDWFEKPYGNANNNEEVFRVYSKGLVSEEMVMGTNVKMWFGGIGVAICDTRDCCVFEVWKSVGSDCGGDVVEVKALLEALNVAVDLGLKRIQVYCDDGSVYGYLTGKGQPTNNNIVSLVEQLNLIQRKFAYCGPVFVRQNNIKFAFQLARDAISSQATKFAENASGKTLQEECSICFESIYRGQMFTVNKCLHRYCFSCMRKHVEATLLQGMLPACPHDKCKSDLEIESCKKFLDQKLYDIMSLRVKEASIPPTEKVYCPFSNCSALMSKTEVQEYTATSSSAAQGMRKCVKCRRRFCINCNVIWHENVTCTDYLKYFANQSSSEAKLKSLATRNQWRQCDKCKNMVELAQGCYHIYCRPNWLKLNGLTEKICGSNGPKGI; this is encoded by the exons ATGCAGGATAATCTGAACCGTTTGATACACGATCAGGTGTTTGCGAAACAGATAACGGAAATCCCGGAACGTGAGTGGAGAGAAACCGGTGATTGGTTTGAAAAACCGTACGGAAATGCGAATAATAATGAAGAAGTGTTTAGGGTTTATAGCAAGGGTTTAGTGAGTGAAGAAATGGTTATGGGGACTAATGTTAAAATGTGGTTTGGTGGAATCGGGGTTGCGATATGCGATACGCGTGATTGTTGTGTTTTTGAAGTTTGGAAATCTGTTGGGAGTGATTGTGGTGGTGATGTGGTTGAGGTTAAGGCTTTGCTTGAAGCGTTGAATGTTGCGGTTGATTTAGGGTTGAAACGTATACAGGTTTATTGTGATGACGGCTCGGTTTATGGATAT CTGACTGGTAAAGGGCAACCAACAAACAACAACATTGTGTCATTGGTTGAGCAGTTGAATCTTATTCAGCGAAAGTTTGCTTATTGTGGCCCGGTCTTTGTGAGGCAAAACAATATCAAGTTTGCTTTTCAACTTGCAAGAGATGCTATCAGTTCCCAGGCTACCAAATTTGCAGAGAATGCATCTGGCAAGACATTACAAGAGGAATGCTCAATCTGTTTTGAATCTATCTACAGAGGTCAAATGTTTACCGTTAACAAATGTCTTCACAGGTATTGCTTTTCTTGTATGAGAAAGCATGTAGAAGCAACATTGCTTCAAGGGATGCTGCCTGCATGTCCACATGATAAATGCAAATCTGACCTGGAAATTGAGAGTTGCAAGAAGTTTTTAGATCAAAAACTATATGATATTATGAGCTTACGCGTAAAAGAAGCTTCTATTCCGCCTACGGAAAAAGTGTATTGCCCGTTCTCTAATTGCTCAGCCTTAATGTCAAAAACCGAAGTCCAAGAATATACTGCTACTTCATCATCTGCTGCTCAGGGAATGAGAAAATGTGTTAAATGTCGTCGCCGTTTTTGTATTAATTGCAATGTAATCTGGCATGAGAATGTCACATGTACTGATTACTTGAAGTATTTTGCAAATCAGTCGTCTAGTGAGGCAAAACTGAAGTCTCTTGCAACAAGGAACCAGTGGCGACAGTGTGACAAATGCAAGAATATGGTTGAACTTGCTCAAGGATGCTACCACATTTATTGCAG GCCAAACTGGCTGAAGCTAAATGGTTTAACTGAAAAAATATGTGGGTCAAATGGCCCAAAGGGTATCTGA
- the LOC122584995 gene encoding uncharacterized protein LOC122584995, protein MAGRPTEAAVVIDLDHDDDLAFELQMQEAIDLSSSSSKGHDDEPVYKIYIKGLVGHETVMNIRMSFAGIGVAICDSTSDTNCVSKFRKSFLLEAGGGRRKTEEIVELNAFLEGLNAAVNLGFKKVHVFTDTESVYHYVTGKARPTNKKIVTLVDQLMNLIQRNFACCGPFLVTQNNIKFAYKLAQDAISSEASKWAESDSGVTLVEQCTICLEYLYSDQMFSVNKCLHRYCFSCMGKHVEAKLFQGKLPECPHEKCMSKLELQSCKTFLKPELCNIMSSRLKETSIPPEEKVYCPFSNCSALMSKTEVQERTATSSTAAQGTGMIKCINCNRLFCIKCKVPWHYNITCSAYMKSFLFKSSNEAKLKSLATKNRWRQCIKCNNMVELAKGCYHIYCRCGYEFCYTCGAEWINKKATCRCLLWDERNIIYSQKRPRR, encoded by the exons ATGGCAGGGCGACCCACGGAGGCGGCCGTCGTGATTGATCTTGATCATGATGATGACCTTGCTTTCGAACTTCAAATGCAAGAAGCCATTGAtctctcttcttcttcatcaaaagGTCACGATGATGAACCGgtttataagatatatataaagggtTTGGTGGGTCACGAAACAGTTATGAATATTCGGATGTCATTTGCTGGCATCGGTGTTGCAATCTGTGATTCTACAAGTGATACGAATTGTGTATCGAAATTCAGAAAATCTTTTTTGCTGGAGGCGGGTGGTGGTCGTCGGAAGACTGAAGAAATTGTGGAACTTAATGCTTTTCTTGAAGGTTTAAATGCTGCTGTTAATCTTGGCTTCAAAAAAGTTCATGTCTTTACTGATACCGAATCGGTTTATCATTAT GTCACTGGTAAAGCACGACCCACAAACAAGAAGATTGTGACACTGGTTGACCAGCTGATGAAccttattcaaagaaactttgCTTGTTGTGGCCCATTTCTTGTGACCCAAAACAATATAAAGTTTGCTTATAAACTTGCACAAGATGCAATTAGTTCCGAGGCCTCCAAATGGGCAGAAAGTGATTCTGGTGTGACATTAGTTGAGCAATGCACAATTTGTTTGGAATATCTCTACAGTGATCAAATGTTTTCAGTTAACAAATGTCTTCATCGATACTGCTTTTCTTGTATGGGAAAACATGTAGAAGCAAAGTTGTTTCAAGGGAAGCTGCCTGAATGTCCGCATGAGAAATGCATGTCTAAACTCGAACTTCAGAGCTGCAAGACGTTTTTAAAACCAGAACTATGTAATATTATGAGCTCGCGGTTAAAGGAAACCTCTATTCCTCCAGAAGAGAAAGTTTATTGTCCATTTTCCAATTGTTCAGCTTTAATGTCAAAAACCGAAGTCCAAGAGCGTACTGCTACTTCATCTACTGCTGCTCAGGGGACAGGAATGATAAAATGCATTAACTGTAATCGTCTTTTTTGTATCAAGTGCAAAGTACCTTGGCATTACAACATTACTTGCTCCGCCTATATGAAATCGTTCCTATTCAAGTCTTCTAACGAGGCGAAACTAAAGTCTCTTGCAACAAAAAATCGTTGGCGTCAGTGTATCAAGTGCAACAATATGGTTGAACTTGCAAAAGGGTGTTACCATATCTATTGCAG ATGTGGATATGAGTTTTGCTACACATGTGGAGCTGAGTGGATCAACAAGAAAGCCACATGCAGATGTCTACTCTGGGATGAACGCAACATTATATATTCGCAGAAAAGGCCTAGGCGTTGA
- the LOC122594939 gene encoding E3 ubiquitin-protein ligase lubel-like has product MKTCSSLNDQMIYMVYFKGLVSDEIVMNVKMSFAGIGVAICDPNGSCVFELPKSFLLEAGYRGSESDVVELNALIEALNAADDLGLKCVRVIFDSSLVNQYLTGKQQPTNKKIVRLVDQLNIIKRKFSYFDLFLVSDQNYVKFAYKLAKDAIRSEATNWADNASGETILLEQCTICFEYVDNGQMLSVNKCLHRYCFSCMRKHVEAKLLQGKLPECPYEKCKSELEIESCKKFLTSELYDIMSLRIKEASIPPEQKVYCPFSTCSHLMSKTEVQQYTATSSTATQGNGMIKCVKCNRLFCINCKVPWHDNITCSDYIQSFLYQSSNEGKLRSLASQNRWRQCVKCSNLVELAAGCYHIYCRCGYEFCYICGSQYINKTPTCKCPLWDEHYIIYAAQNMHQNG; this is encoded by the exons ATGAAAACTTGTTCATCACTGAATGATCAAATGATTTATATGGTATATTTCAAGGGCTTGGTGAGTGATGAAATCGTCATGAATGTTAAAATGTCGTTTGCTGGTATTGGTGTTGCCATTTGTGATCCGAATGGCAGTTGTGTATTCGAACTGCCTAAATCGTTTCTGCTTGAGGCCGGTTATCGTGGAAGTGAAAGTGATGTGGTGGAACTTAATGCTCTGATTGAAGCGTTGAATGCTGCTGATGATCTCGGGTTAAAATGTGTTCGTGTTATCTTTGATAGCTCTTTGGTTAATCAATAT CTCACTGGTAAGCAGCAACCGACAAACAAAAAGATTGTGAGATTGGTTGATCAACTGAACATTATTAAGAGAAAGTTTTCTTACTTTGATCTGTTCCTTGTGAGTGAtcagaattatgttaagtttgCTTATAAACTAGCTAAAGATGCAATCAGATCCGAGGCGACCAATTGGGCAGATAACGCTTCTGGCGAGACAATATTACTTGAGCAATGTACGATATGTTTTGAATATGTAGACAACGGCCAAATGCTTTCTGTTAACAAGTGTCTGCATAGATATTGTTTTTCTTGTATGAGAAAGCATGTAGAAGCAAAGTTGCTTCAAGGGAAGCTCCCTGAATGTCCATATGAGAAATGCAAATCTGAACTGGAAATTGAAAGCTGCAAGAAGTTTTTAACTTCAGaattatatgatattatgaGCTTGCGGATAAAAGAAGCTTCTATACCACCAGAGCAGAAAGTTTATTGTCCATTTTCTACTTGTTCACATTTAATGTCAAAAACCGAGGTCCAACAATATACTGCTACTTCGTCGACTGCTACTCAAGGAAATGGGATGATAAAATGTGTTAAATGTAATCGACTGTTTTGTATCAATTGCAAAGTACCTTGGCATGATAACATTACATGCTCTGACTACATACAGTCGTTCCTATATCAGTCTTCTAATGAAGGAAAACTCCGGTCTCTTGCATCACAAAATCGTTGGCGTCAGTGTGTCAAGTGCAGTAATTTGGTTGAACTTGCAGCAGGGTGCTACCATATCTATTGCAG ATGTGGATATGAGTTTTGCTACATATGTGGATCTCAGTATATCAACAAGACACCAACTTGCAAGTGTCCACTCTGGGACGAGCACTACATCATATACGCTGCGCAGAATATGCATCAAAACGGATAA
- the LOC122603614 gene encoding pentatricopeptide repeat-containing protein At4g01400, mitochondrial, with the protein MIPYFVSNLNKYIIIINKNQSVKNITLKNTSVLSFHSYSSHVSSNNNNQESGVVTSKGVSFPSQSQIQKLISSQSDPLVAKEIFDLASTSYPGFCHSYATFQTLILKLGRARLFPQMNSLLSSLKSSHHTVTPSLFTHIIRLYGDANMPDKALKTFYTILEFNVKPRTKQLNVILEILVLDRKYLRPAFDLFKAAHRYEVVPNVESYNILMRAFCGNGDLSIAYRLFNDMFKRDVVPNVESYRILMQGLCRKSQVNRAVDLLDDMLNKGFVPDSLTYTTVLNSLCRKKKLREAYKLLCRMKVKGCNPDIVHYNTVILGFCRENRAHDACKVLEDMPSNGCLPNLVSYRTLVGGLCSQGLYDEAKTYLDLMVSKGFSPHVSVWHILINGLFNIGKIEEACTVLEGMLKSGEAPHLDTWMDVINRICEVETERLEEVLKVEIEPHTRIVDAGVGLQEYLFKKGRANDKFISKRGKV; encoded by the coding sequence ATGATCCCATACTTTGTTTCTAATCtcaacaaatatattatcattataaataaaaatcaatctgTTAAGAACATAACCCTAAAAAACACTTCAGTATTATCATTCCACTCATATTCATCCCATGtatcatcaaataataataatcaagaaTCTGGTGTTGTAACAAGTAAAGGAGTTTCATTTCCATCACAATCTCAAATTCAAAAACTCATATCTTCACAATCAGACCCTTTAGTAGCCAAAGAAATTTTCGACTTAGCCTCCACTTCATACCCCGGTTTTTGTCATTCCTACGCCACATTTCAAACCCTCATACTTAAACTCGGCCGTGCCCGCCTTTTTCCCCAAATGAATTCCCTTTTATCCAGCCTTAAATCTAGCCACCACACCGTCACGCCGTCTCTTTTTACGCATATTATTCGTTTATACGGTGATGCTAATATGCCCGATAAGGCGTTAAAGACGTTTTACACTATACTAGAGTTTAATGTCAAGCCACGGACGAAACAACTTAATGTCATTCTCGAGATTTTAGTGCTGGATAGGAAGTATTTACGTCCTGCATTTGACTTGTTTAAGGCTGCTCATCGGTATGAGGTTGTGCCTAACGTTGAATCGTATAATATTTTGATGCGCGCGTTTTGTGGGAATGGGGATCTTAGTATAGCGTACCGTTTGTTTAATGACATGTTTAAGAGAGATGTTGTTCCGAATGTGGAAAGTTATCGGATTCTGATGCAGGGTTTGTGTAGAAAGAGTCAGGTGAATAGGGCGGTGGATTTGTTGGATGATATGTTGAATAAAGGGTTTGTACCCGATTCGTTGACTTACACGACTGTGTTGAATAGTTTGTGTAGGAAGAAGAAACTTAGGGAGGCGTATAAGCTTTTATGTAGGATGAAGGTCAAAGGGTGTAACCCAGATATTGTACATTATAATACTGTTATTTTAGGTTTTTGTAGGGAGAACCGTGCACATGATGCATGTAAGGTTCTTGAAGATATGCCGTCTAATGGCTGTTTGCCGAATTTGGTGTCTTATCGTACTTTAGTAGGTGGTTTGTGTAGTCAGGGATTGTATGATGAGGCGAAAACTTACTTGGATTTGATGGTTTCAAAAGGCTTTTCTCCTCATGTGTCGGTTTGGCATATCTTGATTAATGGGTTATTTAATATTGGGAAGATTGAGGAAGCGTGTACGGTTTTGGAGGGGATGTTGAAGAGTGGGGAAGCTCCACATCTTGATACTTGGATGGATGTAATTAATAGGATTTGTGAGGTGGAAACTGAAAGATTAGAGGAAGTGTTGAAGGTTGAAATAGAGCCTCATACGAGAATAGTGGACGCAGGTGTCGGTTTACAAGAGTATTTATTCAAGAAGGGTCGAGCTAATGATAAGTTCATATCAAAAAGGGGAAAGGTTTAA
- the LOC122603622 gene encoding RNA-binding protein CP31B, chloroplastic, translating to MATYCFSTSTSTSTSTSFPLSISNKSKINPTNPLISTLHFPSSAKNHPAIKNNKSKKIFTVSALIENEQQQEQQQYSSGNGFSLQEEDIDLRNSYKPFELYVCNLPRSCGITELLNKFQTYGTVQSVEVPRIPETGMSRGCGYVTMSSLDEAKAAIAALDGTDVDGRDMRVRFSADMNSKWGSTVTSSRPQKNLVFESPYKVYAGNLAWSVKPEDLRNHFSQFGNVVSTTVLHDRKGGKNRVYGFLSFSTSEELEAAMSLDGTQFYGRTIKLREVVKWPEPEP from the exons ATGGCCACTTATTGCTTTTCAACATCAACTTCAACTTCAACTTCAACGTCATTTCCATTATCAATCTCTAATAAATCCAAAATTAATCCCACAAATCCTTTAATTTCCACACTTCACTTTCCTTCTTCAGCCAAAAACCACCCTgctattaaaaataataaaagtaaaaagataTTTACAGTTTCAGCACTCATTGAAAATGAGCAgcaacaagaacaacaacaatatTCATCTGGAAATGGGTTTAGTTTACAAGAGGAGGATATAGATTTGAGAAACTCTTATAAACCATTTgaattatatgtatgtaatcTTCCTAGAAGCTGTGGTATTACTGAACTTCttaataagtttcaaacttatGGCACTGTTCAATCTGTTGAG GTCCCAAGAATTCCGGAAACTGGGATGAGCCGGGGATGTGGGTACGTGACCATGAGCTCACTTGATGAAGCCAAAGCTGCCATTGCTGCTCTAGATGGGaca GATGTTGATGGACGTGATATGCGAGTAAGATTTTCAGCTGACATGAATAGTAAATGGGGGAGCACGGTAACGAGCTCACGACCTCAAAAGAACTTGGTATTTGAGTCACCCTACAAGGTTTATGCTGGCAATCTTGCTTGGAGTGTCAAACCCGAGGACTTGCGAAATCACTTCAGCCAATTTGGTAATGTAGTTAGCACGACTGTGTTGCATGATCGTAAAGGAGGAAAGAATCGTGTTTATGGGTTTCTTTCATTCTCAACATCTGAAGAGCTTGAAGCTGCAATGTCGTTGGATGGCACA CAATTTTATGGTAGAACAATAAAACTTCGAGAAGTTGTAAAATGGCCCGAGCCGGAGCCTTGA
- the LOC122603648 gene encoding pentatricopeptide repeat-containing protein At4g01400, mitochondrial-like yields MLTIQNDGNSSRDEFMLMPTKRTQIQRLFNIWKIEEACEVLEGMLKSGEAPHLDTWMDVINRICEVETERLEEVLKVEIEPHTRIVDTGVSLQEYLFKKGRANDKFISKRGKV; encoded by the exons ATGCTGACAATACAAAATGATGGGAATTCTTCTAGAGATGAATTTATGTTGATGCCTACCAAGAGGACGCAGATACAAAG GTTATTTAATATTTGGAAGATTGAGGAAGCGTGTGAGGTTTTGGAGGGGATGTTGAAGAGTGGGGAAGCTCCACATCTTGATACTTGGATGGATGTAATTAATAGGATTTGTGAAGTGGAAACCGAAAGATTAGAGGAAGTGTTGAAGGTTGAAATAGAGCCTCATACGAGAATAGTGGACACAGGTGTCAGTTTACAAGAGTATTTATTCAAGAAGGGTCGAGCTAATGATAAGTTCATATCAAAAAGGGGAAAGGTTTAA
- the LOC122594949 gene encoding uncharacterized protein LOC122594949: protein MADQRNDEDGHHSQNEDEEPLFAEDSMDISDQIGRALEKYTSILLKRLNATLEGAVNDHIAQMIKEEVAINVQPVFEKGDAKDKGKKIEDEIEVEVTGERIYKKKFTFRDFEVCHPPEYHGDRDPIVCTRWISEIEGVFRTSQCPSHLKVIFAVGMLRNSGKRWWDGLLAIKKGALDDVEWPEFKEMFFKEFRSEAEVTKLRSEFLNDCQGSMSVNEFRAQFLDKAQFCPKFLENDQLLKEQFYLKLKKSLREKISLRQMESFSMLADVARDHEIEMARVDDNELKRKHEDVSFPNKRPRQEGNSGNHSNKRVPFCRQCNINHSGVCRAVEKGCYTCGKPGHTSRECRSKPHKPVVCFKCFEEGHMRSSCPKLTEEERLEERKKEAERRNTQAHGNPHGRSFQLTVEQARDADDVVTGTFLVYNVPMRILFDSGANRSFVAARVIHNIPVSKSYLENTLKVEVGNGRMELVKDVYKGCEIKISSELFQANLIPFPMGEFDIILRMDWLSSCNAKIACDEKAVYLKTSKGEDLVVYGDRKERSIPVCTFARAKRYISHGCHAYLAHIVDVEKKPLSIEDIPIVKEFVDVFPEDLSGIPPERQVEFSIDLMPGANPIAKAPYHLAHTEMQELMKQLQELLDKGFIRPSNSPWGAPVLFVKKKDGSMRMCIDYRELNKVTVKNKYPLPRIDNLFNQLQGASYFSKIDLRSGYHQLKVRDEDILKTSFRTRYGHFEFVVMPFGLTNAPAAFMDLMNRVCRPMLDKSVIVFIDDILIYSKSSFDHEAHLREVLEILRKEKLYAKFSKCEFWLREVQFLGHVVNSEGIMVDPAKISAVMK, encoded by the coding sequence ATGGCTGATCAACGTAATGACGAAGATGGGCACCATAGTCAAAATGAAGATGAAGAGCCCTTATTTGCCGAAGATAGTATGGATATCTCAGACCAAATTGGGAGAGCCTTAGAAAAGTACACTTCTATTTTACTCAAACGGTTGAATGCTACATTAGAAGGAGCAGTGAATGATCACATTGCTCAAATGATCAAAGAAGAAGTTGCAATCAATGTGCAACCGGTGTTTGAAAAGGGGGATGCTAAGGATAAAGGCAAGAAAATTGAAGATGAAATAGAGGTTGAGGTGACGGGGGAAAGGATCTATAAAAAGAAGTTCACTTTCCGAGATTTTGAAGTGTGCCACCCACCGGAGTATCACGGTGATCGTGATCCTATCGTGTGTACACGGTGGATATCGGAAATCGAAGGGGTGTTCCGCACAAGTCAATGCCCCTCACACTTGAAGGTGATCTTTGCGGTTGGTATGCTAAGAAATAGTGGGAAGAGATGGTGGGATGGTTTGTTAGCGATTAAGAAGGGGGCACTAGATGATGTTGAATGGCCCGAATTCAAAGAAATGTTTTTCAAAGAGTTTCGGTCGGAGGCCGAGGTAACCAAGTTGAGGAGTGAATTCCTCAATGATTGTCAAGGTAGCATGAGCGTAAATGAATTCCGGGCTCAATTCTTGGACAAGGCACAATTTTGTCCGAAATTTCTAGAAAATGATCAATTGCTCAAGGAGCAATTTTActtgaagttgaagaagagtttGCGGGAGAAGATTAGTTTACGCCAAATGGAGTCTTTCTCCATGTTGGCGGATGTGGCTAGAGATCACGAAATTGAGATGGCAAGGGTGGATGATAATGAATTAAAAAGGAAGCATGAAGACGTGAGTTTTCCAAACAAGAGGCCCAGACAAGAAGGGAATTCCGGAAACCACTCTAATAAAAGAGTTCCATTTTGCCGCCAATGCAATATAAATCATTCGGGAGTATGTAGGGCGGTGGAGAAAGGTTGTTACACTTGTGGGAAGCCGGGGCATACTAGCCGGGAATGTAGGTCCAAACCTCACAAGCCCGTTGTTTGTTTCAAATGCTTTGAAGAGGGTCATATGCGAAGTTCATGCCCTAAGTTGACCGAAGAAGAAAGACTGGAAGAAAGGAAGAAAGAGGCGGAGAGGAGAAATACTCAAGCTCATGGAAACCCGCATGGAAGATCGTTTCAACTCACTGTGGAGCAAGCAAGAGACGCGGATGATGTTGTCACAGGTACATTCCTTGTATATAATGTGCCCATGcgaattctctttgattcaggggcaaatagatcatttgttgcaGCTAGAGTAATTCATAATATTCCCGTGTCTAAATCATATTTAGAAAATACTTTGAAAGTTGAGGTTGGTAATGGTAGGATGGAATTAGTGAAGGATGTGTATAAAGGGTGTGAAATCAAAATCTCTTCAGAACTCTTCCAAGCTAATCTAATTCCTTTTCCAATGGGAGAGTTTGACATAATCTTGAGGatggattggttgagctcttgtaACGCTAAAATCGCATGTGACGAGAAAGCGGTATATTTGAAGACCTCTAAGGGCGAAGACTTAGTAGTTTATGGTGATAGGAAAGAACGTTCTATACCCGTGTGCACTTTTGCTCGTGCCAAACGTTACATATCCCATGGATGTCATGCTTATCTTGCTCACATCGTTGATGTTGAGAAGAAACCCCTTTCTATCGAAGACATCCCCATTGTTAAAGAGTTCGTCGATGTTTTTCCTGAAGACTTGTCGGGTATTCCTCCCGAACGGCAAGTTGAATTCTCCATTGATCTCATGCCGGGGGCTAACCCCATTGCTAAAGCTCCTTACCATTTGGCTCATACGGAAATGCAAGAATTGATGAAGCAACTCCAAGAGTTACTTGATAAGGGTTTCATTCGACCTAGTAACtctccttggggtgcaccggtactttttgtcaaaaagaaggatggtaGCATGCGGATGTGTATCGATTATCGTGAACTCAACAAAGTCACCGTAAAGAACAAATATCCCTTGCCTAGAATTGACAATCTATTtaatcaacttcaaggagcttcatatttttctaaaatagatCTTCGTTCGGGTTATCATCAACTCAAAGTACGTGATGAAGATATTCTAAAAACCTCCTTCCGGACTCGTTATGGTCACTTTGAATTCGTTGTCATGCCTTTTGGCCTCACGAATGCTCCCGCGGCATTCATGGATCTTATGAACCGTGTTTGTCGTCCTATGCTCGATAAGTCCGTGATcgttttcattgatgatattctcATTTACTCTAAAAGTTCCTTCGACCATGAAGCTCATTTAAGGGAAGTGTTGGAAATTCTACGTAAGGAGAAACTCTATGCCAAATTCTccaaatgtgagttttggctaAGGGAGGTGCAATTTCTTGGCCACGTTGTTAATAGTGAAGGAATCATGGTGGATCCGGCTAAGATTAGTGCGGTGATGAAGTAA